The following is a genomic window from Microvirga ossetica.
GCGGCGGAAACGATTACAACTGGATCATGCAATGCCATCAACGTCTCCTTTATATGATGGTTGACATATATGATGATGATCATAATGTAAAGTCCACAAATGACGGAGTTCGGCCATGCGTTACGAGAAGGGCCATAAGGAGCAGACGCGCAAACGCGTCCTCGAGATTGCCGGGGCTCAGTTCCGTGCCAAGGGCATCGAAGGGACCGGCGTCGCCAGTCTGATGGCGGATGCTGGGCTGACCCACGGTGGCTTCTATGCCCATTTCAAATCGAAGGATGACCTCGTCCGGGAAGCCCTGTCAGCCGCCGGTGCGAGCAGCCGTGAGGCATGGGCTGCCGAGGCCAAAGCCGCACGTGAGCGCGGCGAGGATGGGCTTGCGGCCATCGTGCACCGGTATCTGCGCACGGTACACCGCGACCGGCCGGAGGCAGGCTGCGCCGTCGCCACACTCGCGCCCGAGGTCGCCCGCCACAATCCGAAGACCCGCAACAGCATGGCCGAGGCTGCGAGCGACATGGTCGCGGTCATCGCGGCTGAACTGCCCTCGTCCTTCGCCGCGGAGAAGGCGACGGCAACCGCCTATGCGATCTTCGGCCTGTTGATCGGCACGCTGCAGCTTGCCCGCGTGACGACGGATCCGGTCCTCTCCGAGATGATCCTGCGCTCCGGCCAGGAGGCTGCTGTGCGCCTCGCCCGCGAGGGGGCGTCACAAAGCCGTGCACAAACCCCGCCCAACCGGTGACACTGCAATTTGAAGCCTTCGCCCGAATGGAAGATGCTGAAATGGATAAAGAGCGAGAGCGTCTGTTTCTGGACGATCTGCACATCGGCCAGACCTTCACCAGCCCATCGCACAGACTGAATGCCGAACAGATCAAACGGTTCGCGGAGGAGTTCGACCCGCAGCCCTTTCACCTGGATGAGAATGCCGCCGCCCAATCGCTCTTTGCCGGGCTCGCCGCCAGCGGCTGGCACACCGCCGCCCTCACGATGCGATTGCTCGTGAATGGTGGCGCGCCCATCGCCGGCGGCCTCATCGGCGCGGGAGGCGAGATCGCGTGGCCCAAACCGACCCGCCCCGGCGACGAGCTGCAAGTCGTCAGCGAGGTCATGGAGATCATTCCGTCCCGCTCAAAGCCGGACCGGGGCATCGTGGTGTTGCGGAGCGAGACCCGGAACCACCGCGGCGAAGTCGTTCAGGTGCTGACGTCGAAGCTTGTGGTTCCACGGAGCCCGTCCACTTCCGTGTCCTGAGCGTCACCCAATCGAGCGGCAACCGTTCAGGAACAAGCGCGCGCACATGCTGGCCCGCGCCGCGATCTCTTCCGCATCGGGCGCGGGACGTTGGCCCAGCATCACGGCTCGCTGCGGCTCCATGATCATCATGCCGCGCAGCATATCGGCGGCGACACCGGGATCATCGAGCGCGATCAGTCCTTGGTGGCATTTCAGTCGCAGCCAGCTCTCAATGGCCTCCCGGGTGCGCCGGAAGGCGCCCTCGTAAAAGGCCGACCCGAGTTCAGGAAAGCGGTCGCTCTCACTGGTGACGAGCCGGGTGATGGCGATGACTTCGCCATCAAGGGCCAGGTTGCCGTACGCGCCCAGAATGCGCTCGAGCGCCGCCTCAAGCTCGAGGGTTCCGACGCTCGTCTCGTCAATGGCCAGCATGAAGCGGCCAATCCGTTCGGAGCACATGCTCTTGAACAGATCCGCCTTCGTCGGGATCAGGCGGTACATAGTCTTGGTGGAGACGCCGGCCCGCTGGCCCACGGCAGACATGGTGGTCGAGGCGTAGCCGTTCGCCCGGAACTCCAGCGAGGCGGCCTCGAGGATCAGGTGCCGGGTCTCCTCATCGGAACGGATCGGCGGCCGTCCGCGGGAGCGCCGGACAGCATGCTCATTTTGTCGCATGATCATTTTCCAAAATACCGTTGACGGGCTCTTCCCCGAGGTTCATTTTGGAAATTAATAGTTTTCCATAAAAATGCCAAGTGCGTTTAGGGGCTCGCGGGAACGGAAAGGACCCGAACGATGACCCAACATCCGACAGCCTTCACCATCGAGAAGGCGATTCCGGCGGCCGAGGCGATGCCCGACCTGGTGGCACCACGCGAACTCCGCGTTCCCTCTCCCGAGCCCCCGCCGACCGGCGCCGCCTCCACCGCATCCCGCAAGCGCCCCATTCGCAAGCTGTTGCTCGTCGGAGCGAGCCTCATCGCCGTCGCCGGCGCCTCGGACTTCGGCTGGCGGTACTGGACCGTCGGACGTTTCCAGGTCGCGACCGACGACGCCTACGTCAAGGCCGACAACACCACGATCGCCCCGAAGGTCCCCGGCTACATCGCCGCCGTGCTGGTGGGCGACAACGAACCCGTGAGGGCCGGCCAGATCCTGGCCCGCATCGACGACCGGGATTACAAGGTCGCGCTCGAGCAGGCCAAGGCCGATGTCGAGGCCGCCAAGGCCAACATCGCCAACAAGCAGGCGGCGATTGCCGCCCAGCAATCCGCGATCGCCGCCGCCAAGGCCACCGTCGTGGTCGACCAGGCGAACGAGACCTTCGCCGAGCAGGAGGACAAGCGCTATGCCGAGCTCGCCACCAAGGGCTACGGCAGCCTCCAGAATGCGCAGCAGGCGGCCTCGCGCATCGCCGCCGCCCGTGCCACGGTGGTGCGCGACAATGCGGCCCTCGCCAGCGCAACCCGGCAGCTCGACGTGCTCCAGGCCGAGCTCGGGCAGGCGCAGGCGGCCCTTGGCCGCGCCGAGGCGGTGCAGGACCAAGCGAAACTGAACCTCTCCTACACCACCATCGTCACGCCGATCGATGGCGTGATCGGCAACCGCACGCTGCGGGTCGGCCAATACGTCCAGGCCGGGACGCAGCTCATGGCCGTGGTGCCAACGGAAGCGGCCTATATCGTCGCCAATTACAAGGAAACGCAGCTCACCAACGTGCGCGCCGGCCAGCCGGTGACCGTCGAGGTCGACACCTTCCCCGGCCGGGTCTTCCAAGGGCGCGTCGACAGCCTCTCGCCCGCGAGTGGCCAGGAATTCGCGCTACTGCCGCCCGACAATGCCACCGGCAACTTCACCAAGGTGGTCCAGCGCATCCCGGTGAAGATCGTCCTCGACGCCGGCACTCCCCTCGCGGTCGTGCTGCGTCCGGGCATGTCGGTCTATCCGACGATCGACACCAAGGCCGAAGGCACGCGCATCGCCTCCGGCCCCGAACGCAACAGCTAGGACCTGAACGACCGACGCAGGAGACATCTCATGTCCACCGCGACACAGACCATGATGCTCACCACGCCCCGCCCCGTGCCGGCGGCCGCCATCCCGTCCGGCAAGGCAAGCCTCACGTCCTGGATCGCCGTCCTGGCGGGGATGATCGGCGCGTTCATGGCGATCCTGAACATCCAGATCACCAACGCCTCGCTCCTCAACATCGAGGGTGGCATCGGCACCGGCGTCGACAATGGAGCCTGGATCTCGACCTCCTACCTCATCGGCGAGATCGTGGTGATTCCGCTCACCGACTACCTCAGTCGCGTGTTCTCCTTCCGGCGCTTCATCATGACGAACACGCTCCTGTTCGCGCTGTTCTCGATGGCGTGCGCCTTCACGCACGATCTCGGCTCGATGATCGTCATGCGGGGCCTGCAAGGCTTTGCCGGCGGCATCCTCATCCCGATGGCGTTCACCATGGTGCTGACCAAGCTGCCCAAGGCGCAGCAGCCGATCGGCCTCGCCCTCTTCGCGATCTCGGTCACCTTCGCGCCGGCCATCGGCCCGACCATCGGCGGCTACCTGACGGAGAACTACGGCTGGCAGACCATCTTCTTCGTGAACCTGCCGCCCAGCATCGCGATGGTCATCGCGCTCGCCTATTCGCTCGAGAAGACGCCGATGCAGCTGTCCCTGCTCCGGCAGGGCGACTGGGCCGGCATCGTGACCATGGCGATCGGGCTCTCGGCGCTGCAAACCGTGCTCGAAGAGGGCAACAAGGACGACTGGTTCGAGTCACCTTTCATCTTCAACCTGGGTATCGTGGCGGCGGTGTTCCTGGCTGCCTTCGTGGCCATCGAGCTGACGGTGCA
Proteins encoded in this region:
- a CDS encoding TetR/AcrR family transcriptional regulator, yielding MRYEKGHKEQTRKRVLEIAGAQFRAKGIEGTGVASLMADAGLTHGGFYAHFKSKDDLVREALSAAGASSREAWAAEAKAARERGEDGLAAIVHRYLRTVHRDRPEAGCAVATLAPEVARHNPKTRNSMAEAASDMVAVIAAELPSSFAAEKATATAYAIFGLLIGTLQLARVTTDPVLSEMILRSGQEAAVRLAREGASQSRAQTPPNR
- a CDS encoding MaoC family dehydratase, with protein sequence MDKERERLFLDDLHIGQTFTSPSHRLNAEQIKRFAEEFDPQPFHLDENAAAQSLFAGLAASGWHTAALTMRLLVNGGAPIAGGLIGAGGEIAWPKPTRPGDELQVVSEVMEIIPSRSKPDRGIVVLRSETRNHRGEVVQVLTSKLVVPRSPSTSVS
- a CDS encoding TetR/AcrR family transcriptional regulator; translated protein: MRQNEHAVRRSRGRPPIRSDEETRHLILEAASLEFRANGYASTTMSAVGQRAGVSTKTMYRLIPTKADLFKSMCSERIGRFMLAIDETSVGTLELEAALERILGAYGNLALDGEVIAITRLVTSESDRFPELGSAFYEGAFRRTREAIESWLRLKCHQGLIALDDPGVAADMLRGMMIMEPQRAVMLGQRPAPDAEEIAARASMCARLFLNGCRSIG
- a CDS encoding HlyD family secretion protein, with the translated sequence MTQHPTAFTIEKAIPAAEAMPDLVAPRELRVPSPEPPPTGAASTASRKRPIRKLLLVGASLIAVAGASDFGWRYWTVGRFQVATDDAYVKADNTTIAPKVPGYIAAVLVGDNEPVRAGQILARIDDRDYKVALEQAKADVEAAKANIANKQAAIAAQQSAIAAAKATVVVDQANETFAEQEDKRYAELATKGYGSLQNAQQAASRIAAARATVVRDNAALASATRQLDVLQAELGQAQAALGRAEAVQDQAKLNLSYTTIVTPIDGVIGNRTLRVGQYVQAGTQLMAVVPTEAAYIVANYKETQLTNVRAGQPVTVEVDTFPGRVFQGRVDSLSPASGQEFALLPPDNATGNFTKVVQRIPVKIVLDAGTPLAVVLRPGMSVYPTIDTKAEGTRIASGPERNS
- a CDS encoding MDR family MFS transporter, which gives rise to MLTTPRPVPAAAIPSGKASLTSWIAVLAGMIGAFMAILNIQITNASLLNIEGGIGTGVDNGAWISTSYLIGEIVVIPLTDYLSRVFSFRRFIMTNTLLFALFSMACAFTHDLGSMIVMRGLQGFAGGILIPMAFTMVLTKLPKAQQPIGLALFAISVTFAPAIGPTIGGYLTENYGWQTIFFVNLPPSIAMVIALAYSLEKTPMQLSLLRQGDWAGIVTMAIGLSALQTVLEEGNKDDWFESPFIFNLGIVAAVFLAAFVAIELTVQKPLVNLRLLKRRNFGIGVLVNVLVGFALFGTVFILPQYLGQVQHYNAEQIGNVLAWTGLPQLLLIPLVPLLMKRYDVRYIGFVGISIFAASCFMNITLSLDSAGDQFFLPNVVRAIGQALVLTPLSSITTAGIAPSEAGEASGLSNMLRNLGGAVGTATLATVLTKREQFHSNIIGQSVTLYRDEVRQRIDDLTQYFMAHGVADPAAAHHRALAAIGATVRRQALVMGFSDTFAVIGTLLAIAAVVLLFARKAGAGSGTGGGH